One Bos taurus isolate L1 Dominette 01449 registration number 42190680 breed Hereford chromosome 4, ARS-UCD2.0, whole genome shotgun sequence genomic window, CACATGCCAAGCTGGCCTGTCGGAATCAAAAGGAGTTTCACATACTTTCTAGTATTTATGTATCTTGTTCATAAAGCAACGAATGATTTCCATGTCAAGGAAAACTCAAGATTCTAGAATGATCCAACATGATCATCGTGCTATATCATTTGTGGCACCTAGGAGGATCTCAGCTTCTCTAGGTGCCTCCCACACAAGTCCCCTCCTCGGCCTCATCTCTGACTCTGCACTCAGGTGATAGCTACCAGCAGCCTGCTCCCCTGGGCTGCACCTGCACCCACAGACGGGCCAGCCTGGAGGACCCCAGCCTCCCCACAGATAGGCCATCCTGCCAGCCTCATTCAGCTGGACCACCTTCTAAGTCTACGGTGAGTCCGTCCTCCAAGGAAACCATGGAGAAACACTCACTACCCTCTGAAGGGTtctctgctctgatctttgttatAGCACTGTCAACACTTGCTGGCCACATTTCCAATTTCTGCCCTTGCTCAACAGCTCAAATATTCTTGTACATTATTTTCAAACTGAAAAGACCAAAATGACTCAACAAAGAATGACTGGTGGTTCCAATAAGAAAAGACCTCTCTCTATagttgcttccctgatagctcagttggtaaagaatccgcctgcaatgcaggagataccagttcaattcctgggtggggaagttctgctggagaagggataggctacccattccagtattcttgggcttcccttgtggctcagctggtaaagaatccacctgcaatgtgggagacctggcttcaatggaagatcccctagagaagggaaaggctacccactccagtattctggcctggagaattccatggactgtatagtccatggggttgcaaagagtcagacatgactgatggacttccactttctttctttctctctatagTTGGGTACTCAACTGGTCCAGTATGTTTTGTCTCCTAGAAATGTCATCAGTGCCTCTTCTAGCCCAATAGTAGAGAAGGGTAGGTCTAATGATACACTCCAACACATACTCCCTGGAGGATCACTCACTGAATACCAATTCAAATCCTTTTCAGCTTCTCCTTTGTATTTATAAGCAAAGTTTACAAAGTTTTAGACATTTTCCAGACCCTCTTGCAGCAGAATTTTATATGTGACCTAGTTTACACCATGCAGGCACTCTTAAATGAGTCTTAGAGCAGAGCAAGCAGAAAATAAGGTCAAATTTGGGGAGACTGGACATTTTGGCAAGAAGAGAGGTAGAAGCGTTTGGCTTTGGGGTACAGGGAGGGTGAAGCTTCcagtgtccagctcttagcaTTACATGTGTCAAGCAGTCGGTACTTTGAGCAAGAGGGTCTCTGTTCTATCAGTCACGTATGGTGTGATTAGACATTTCTCCTGGATCTGATGTCTTCTCGGCAATATTGCTGAATCCAAGTCAAATCCTCTGGCCCTTCCGGAGAGTCTGTGAGCTATATAAAACTCTTCAATCAACCCCTTTCTGCTTCACTAGCTAGAATAGATCTTGCTGCAGCTAAAATCTCTTCAACAGACACAggattttcttaattaaaaattttaattaatactcTGAATCTCTTTTCCtaagaaattaaaatcttaagTGTCCAACACAATGACTCACCAATTTCTCCCTGCCAGATTCTGGCAGCAATTGAGCAAATTCCAGTTATAATCTCTCAGTCAGTCAATGACCCTCCCCAGCGCAATCTGTCCTTACCCCAGGAAAGCTACATTTCAATTCTACATCTTCCCATTCTTAAGTCTGTATAGGATATCAATATTCTCCCTTATTCTGGGTATACAATTCAGAAGTGAATGACTAAAAGCTCTCTTCAGATTAAGTGGGATTCCAACACAAGAGAACCTTTAGATAAGGATCGAAATGTTTCACTGAAACTTCGAACCAAGGCTAGAGTGTAGCGTTTGTATAAGATTGCCACAGCAGTAAGAACCACTTCTTTACCTCAAAGGTAATGCTGTGAGAATGAAGCACTATGAATTTTAAGACAATTTTTAACCAAATCAAGTGGGATATTTAGTCATTTGCCAACATTTAGATGGCAATTCTAGATATTAAGCACCTCCTCTCCCCAGGCAAGTCTTTCAGTCTTTTAACCTCATTAATAATCAAGTCACAACGATTATCCCACAAGGAGGATGTTCTCCCATCTTTCCTCAATTTAATGCTGGGTCATCACAGCCTTACAAACATCTTAATATTCCATTCTAAAATTTAAAGAGCATGTTTTTCACACTGAGAATCATGCAGTTTGCATATTAATCCACTACCATTTCTCAAAACAAGAGGCCAGTAACCAAGCAAAAGAGTTTTACaaaacaagcagaaaaaaaaaaaaaaaaatcccagaactTGATGTTGTGTTTCATGAGAAGGATAATGTTGGAGGAAAGTAAGTATATTCTGGCTATGAGGTCAGTGACTGGGTTAAAAAGACAGACAAATGATGTCAAAAGAGAACAAAGCCTGGAATGATTCTGCTACTAAGCAATAGGGGGACTTGGATGAATCactgatttcctttgttctcATTTGTTACATGAGGGCCCCATCAATCACAGGCAAGGTCCCTGGAAGCTCTACCGTGTAATGAGTCTAGGAATCGGGATTTATCTAATACTGCTAGAGTTTCATGAGTTTATAATCCCtagcagcatgtgtgtgtgtgtgtgcatgtgtgctcagtcatgcctgactctgcgactccacagaccatagcccgccaggctcctctatccaagggattttccaggcaagaatactggagtgggttgccatgcccttctccaggacctAGGGGCAACACAGAACAATTGAAAAGGCAGTGGGTCTTCCTAGTCAGCTAACTTTACATTTGAATCTTGGTTTCAACACTTACAAGCTGTGAAACCTCAGGCAAGTTGCTTAAACTCTCTGAACCCTGTGTTTCCTCATATAAAAGCAGGATAAACAAAATGCACTACAAAGTGTTGTTTGATGCTTGAATTAAATGATGAGGAGTACCTATGACAGTGCTTGAGTCAAAATTAGTGGGTCCCCTACCTCCCTgtcttttttatgtgttttataaGCTAAAACACAAGAGAGCATCGATGACTTACTCTTTCCTGAATAAAGGAAGAAACTAATTTATAATtgtataatttttagaaaaatttctttaaatcattTCTTTACTACAGCTTCCACCACTCTTTGGTGGATCGgtttacaaaacatttttttccttttattaatagcatttattttataaatatttattcatcacTTACAGTGTGCTGCTCCATGTTCTAAGCAAAAGGGACACAGTGGAGAATAAAATAGACTAAGTCCCCATCCTCCTGGAACTTATATTCTGGGAAATGTCTTTCAGAACAGTTTTGGAAATAATGTTCTAAAAACTATCTTCTTCCATCTGGGCATCATCCCCCACATCACTGTTGGACTTAACAAAGCtcgtgtgtgagtgctaagtcgcttcagtcgtgtccaactcttcatgaccctacaGACTAcagctcgccagactcctctgcctatggggattctccaggcaagaatactggagtgggttgccctgccctcctccaggggatcttcctgacccagggatcaaacctgtgtttcctgtggttcctgcactgcaggcagattctttactgctgagccacctttAGAAATCTCATCTTCTCttatttcaaaggaaaataaactcaTGGAGGTTACCTAATACCCACATGAGATTAAGTAAGAAATCTACAGGGTATGAAAGAGAATATGAATTTAGAGTCAGCCAAGTGTGGACTCTTGTCATTTATTAGAGATGTAGCCCTTGGCAAATAAAGTAACCAGTGTTCTTCAGTATCCTTCATATCAAAATCTACTTGCAAGGATATATGGAATtttatgagataatatatgtaaaacaccTAGAGCAAGGTGAGAGAGTAGAAACAGAACAATACTAATCATAATAGAGATTCTATCTCATTATGACTTGTTTCTCCATTGATTAGAAATAAATGAGCTATCTTAAGGGTAGAAATTGACACAGAGAAAGCTGTAACATCCATTCAtggttatttggaaaaaaaatggtataaaaatatatacaacccACACATGCCACCTGTTACATTTTTACTTAAACCATGAAAAATATGTCATGGAAAGTGTGTGTGAATCCCATTAAGAAAATCTTCTATCTGACAGTCTTCCTAGCTCAACTCATATGGTAAGATTTTCAAAACTACTGATGCTGATTTAGTTGGTCTGGGTTATACCTGGGCACTGGGATCTTTATAAGCTCCCATAGAAAATTGTGTGTGCAGCCCAAGCTGAGAACCTGGTGTGCAAACTGCATTCATAGAACCCTCTGTTGTTGAGAGGGAAAAGATTAGTTTTAGCAAAGGTATGCTATGTACCAAAAGATTGGATCTTAATGACCTATGAGATGCATAACTGGTAGTGTTGTGAAATACAGAACTCACTTCAGGTAAGTCCATTTTCAattaattatatactttaaatttttgacataaaaaattaagtaaaaaaattttgacataaaacaacagactgcCTACACACTTGAAATACTGTTACCTCTATTTTTCAAGCCTGAACCAAACTTTTAACCTTCATTATGtatccctggggcttccctggtagctcagcggttaaagcatctgcctgcaatgctggagacccaggtttgatccctgggttgggaagatcccctggagaaggaaatggcaacccactccagtattcttgcctggagaatcctatggatggagaagcctggtgggctacagtccatggggtcgaaaagagtcagacatgactgagcgacttcactttcacttttactttatgtATCCCTAAATGGGAAATGTAAAAAAGGGAACTATTCACCAGTCTAATTAAAATGGAACCTCATTTAATGTATTTATCAAATATCCTGAGAAGTCTTTCTTAATCATGTTCCTCCTTTGCCCAACTCATTCCAGACTTTTCGACATTTTACATGTGCACCCAGCCCCACCACCATCCACCACCTGTCTAATCaaaatcccatttttttttctcctcacccCACCAAACTGCAGTTTCTCTTACCAAAGGAGAGAACAGGGAGGGCATggaagcttgtgtgtgtgtgccttcctAACCATGGTCCCTGTGAACTTTACTCTCAATTTTGGCTGATACTGAAATCTCCTAAaaaccattttaatttttcaaaactaCTGATGCTGATTTAGTTGGTCTGGGTTATACCCGGGCACTGGGATCTTTATAAGTTCCCACAGAAAATTGTGTGTGCAGCCCAGGTTGAGAACCAGTAGACTGGAACATGGAGACATCTTCAatcccttttcttttccactctATATTTATGCTGAAGATTTTGGTTCTCTGACTGGATTAAAAATCAACTAATTTGAAAACTGCATCTCTTAGTTCTTCCAGTCTGTGGACTCTCTCACCGAACAGACGAGGTGTGGGATTTTCATTAGATTTCTGTGTCATTGTTTCCAGAAGAGTGATATTTGTACCGGTGGCAGACAAACTCAGTGCACTGACTCTAGCCCCACGTTATGCCTTTCAAATACACACTACAACCAGCAGAGGTTTCCATGACCTGAGGAGAGCGGCCTGAATCCCAGACAGGCACCTGCAGGTCCAGCCTGCATCTGACCATCCTGAGATTGGAGGTAACCGTTTCTAAGGACCACTCCATCAGACTAAAGAGCAAGGCCTATGAAAGGGGTCCTTTCTGCCCATCAGCAGCAAGCCAGTCAATCCTCCTCAGTTTCTGGggatattttttctgattttaacttATTATGGACGTTTAATGTTCATTTTCATGAAGTTTTCCTTATAATTAATCTAGCCAATATGAATTTTCATATCCATTTTAGAGTCCATTTAAACGAGCAAAGGCCAAGGAGATATTTTAAGATAGAGTTCACCAAGGCCCATCATATTCATTTGCTAGGGCTACCATACACCAGATCACAGAGTGCATGGCTTAACAACAggagtttattttctcatagttctagaggcCAGAAATGCAAGATCATGGTGTCAGCAAAGATGATTTCTTCTGAGGTCTCACTTATCGGCTTGTAGATGGCTGTTTTCTCCCTATGTCTTCACCTTGTCTTtcttgtgtgtctgtctgtgtcctaatctccttatatactgctactgctgctgctgctaagtcgcttcagtcgtgtccaactctgtgtgaccccagagaggcagcccaccaggcttccccgtccctgggattttccaggcaagaacaccggagtgagttgccatttccttttccaatgcatgaaagtgaaaagtgaaagtgaagtcgctcagtcgtgtctgactcctagcgaccccatggactgcagcccaccaggctcctccgtccatgggatttgccaggcaagagtactggagtggggtgccattgccttttccccttatataccagtcatattggattaggacccatccttatgacttcatttaactttaattacttctttaaagaccCCATCTCCAGACCCAGTCACATTTGGAGAGACTGAGGGTTAAGACTTCAATATTTGAATTTGGGGGTATATAACTCATCCATACAACCATGAAATAGAAGATTTTAATACCTTTTTGTCTCCCCTCAGCTGGGATTCTATCGTATGAAACCATGGCCATGATATTTAGTTTGGTTTACTGTCTCTAGCATGAAAGCTGACTTTCTGGGAATGAATACAAAGATAGCTCTACATAATTTTGGAATTCCATGATAAGTTAATCTaactaaaaaaaatattagaactaCAGAACTTACCAAGTTAGGtagtagaaaaaggaaaaatataaaatcatgtaACTGATTTCATGAGAACTATATACATTGATTATCTAGGAGAGTTGATTTTGAATTTTCAGCCTTTTGATCTTTCTAAGTGTGTTCACACTTGTCAGGATGTGGTCCTGATTTAGGGCTGAGACTATAAGTCACCACTGTTGTTGTCATTGCTGTTTTAATCACTaatcttatctgactcttttgcaaagctgtggactgtagcccgccaggctcctctgtctaaaggatttcccaggcaagaatactggagtgggtagccatttccctgtcccggggatcttcctgacccagggatcaagcctgcatcttctgtattagcaggcagattctttatcactgagccaccagggaagccaagtaaGTCACCATAAAACTGTCTTAATTTGCCTGTCTTGTTAAGTTGTTTGTTTCTGCAAGGAGACTATTCCTATACCCTCATCAGTACAGAGGACTTCAATCTGAACGCATCAACTGCCTGCTGCTGAAAAGTACTTGGTGATGCTCAGTATATGGACTCTTTCCAATCCCTTTCTTAAAGTGATTCACAAGACTTCCTTGTGAAAATTTGCACATCTGAAGATCCTGCCTGAGCCCCTCAGTCCATTCAGATTAAAATTATGGTTCAAAGACAGGAACCTACCTTGAGGTTTGGACTTGGTCAGCTTGCCACAGGGCTTGGAGATGGTGACTGTCTTCTGGCAGTCGGCGTTGTGGAGGGCTCGCTTCAGGCTCCCAGTTCGGGTCTTCAGAGCCGTGTTCAGATCACATTCTCCCCAGGCCTGGAACTGGTATTTGCACTCCGCTGGAGGCAGGGTAGGACCAAACAGAAATCTCTGAGTTCCTCTTGGAGTACCATGAAAACAGACGCTTTTATTTTCGATTTTCTGTAGTGAGGTAATTGTTGGTTCACATGCAGTTGTGAAAAATAATACAGTGAGATCCCGTATACCTTGCACCCAGTTTCCCTCCGTGGTGATATCCTGCATAGCTACAGCGCCACCAGGAACTTGTCATGGACACAGTCCAgggaatttatttattcattggagaaggaaatggcaaaccactccagtattcttgcctggagaatcccatggacaaaggagcctggtgggctacagtccatggggttgcaaagagtcggacacgactgagcaactaacacacacacagtttcacaTGCTCTCATGTGTGTATATGGTATGTGGACACTGACTTCCGTGTGACTTTATCACATGTATAGGTAAGAGTGAACACCCCCATCAATAGCATTCAAACCACTTCTAACACAAAGGTCCCTTGGGTGATCCTTTTATAGTCATAGCTTAGcatccttcttcctttcctaccTCCTTgccgtgctgtgctgtgttttcttagtcactcagtcatgtctgactttttgcgaccccatggactgtagcctgctaggctcctctgtccatggggattctccaggtaagaatactggggtgggtagcccatcccttggccaggggatcttcctgacccaggaattgaaccggggtctcctgcattgcaggtggatgctatactagctgagttaccagggaagcccttcctaccTCCTGAACCCTTAGTAATTCCTAATCTGTTCTCTGCCTCTATAACTGTGTCATTTTAAGAAcactatataaatggaatcatacagtatgtaatgTTTTGAGATTGGCTTTTTCACTCGGCAGAGTTTCCTGGAGGTCCATCCAACTGTATGAATCAGTAGTCTGTTCCTTCCATTGCCGAGGAGTACTCCGTGGTATGCATGTACCccagtttgtttaaccattcaccaGCTGAAGgatatctgggttgtttccagcttttggcTATAACAACTAAATCTGCTATACAAATTCATGTATAAATTTTTATAGGAACATAAGTTTCCATTTTCTAGGATAAATGCCTAAGAGTGAAATCACTGCATTGTATAGTAAATACAAGTTTCATTTTGTGAAAAACTGCCATGCTCTTTTCCAGTGTGGCTCTCTGTTCTGTATTCCCATCACCAACGTGTGCATGATCTAGTTTCTCCTGTATCCTTGCTCGCATTTGATGTTATTTCTGACTTTAGCCATTCTTATCGGTGTGTAGTATATAGTGATGCCtcattggttttcattttcattttcatcatggAGAAAAGGTGCTGaacatcttttgtttgtttgccacCTATGTATCCTCTTTAGTAAAATGACTGTTTATGTCTTTTGCCCAATTTCTAATTGGATTGCTAGTTTTGAGAGCTCTTTATGTATTCtagacatttatatatataagacctttaaaacacattttaagacattttatGTATAGATCTTTAGAGTAGTTGTACACAATTTAAGATCAAACGTATCTGAATTTCACCATGCCTTTATAGAATTTACCTCCACTTATATAAAGGTATAATCCCAAAGATTATAGAGAATGACAAAGATGTAGTGTATGTATTCATTACGCTTCTCCACTGTCCAGTAGCCAAAACACATTTCTGTAAACCAGTGAGAATATTTGGGGCATTGTGTCCCACTATGGCAAGAAAGAGAAGTCTAGaacgtggggaaaaaaaaaaaaaacaggcaatttTGGTGTTCCATGGTGGGTTTAGGGTCAAAAGTGTTGAAAGATTCCTTCTCAGATGGGGAGATGAGGTCAACAGGAAACTGGCAATAGTCCCTGAGCTAAAATCTATGAAGAGTGGCTCAGAGCAGTCCAGCTGGGTTGGTGAGGAAAGAGCTATGAACCAGTGTGGcaagtggggagggagaaagagagagagagaaggcccAGAAGTAACAGAGAGAGAGATCTGGAGAAGGAGGAGACTAAgtaagaaaggaggaagggaagaaaaaaggatcTAGAAATAGAAGCAAAGAGCACACTGTTAAGAGGGACCGAGGGCCTATTTTCTGCCCCTGTTGCTAAGGCAGTGGTCTCCATCAGGGACTACTCTGACCCTCTGCCCCGCCCCGAAAGGAAACGTGCAGCAACATCCAGATACTTGCAGCTGTCATAGTTGCTGAGGTGGGGAGTGCTACCAGAAACTAGTGGGTAAAAGTCAGGAATGCAGCTAAATATCCTACGATGCAAAGAGCAGCCCTCCCTCCAGGACAAGACAACTATCTGGTTCCAGATTTTAGCAGTACAGAAAACGAGGGACCCGAGGTTAGGCAAGATGCCAGGTTATCTTGTATCTGATAAAATAAACTTGTTAAAATAGAGTCAACCTCAAAAAGATACCCGGTGGAAGGATGCAAGAATTATCTCAGGGTGGAAGATTAAATCAATAGGACAGTAAGGGTGGGACTCACCTCCAAATTGCTTTTTCCAGTTGCAGGGGATCTTACATCTCTGGGTCTTCATGGTTTGTTTACACTCAGCTCCGGTACGGGTGCCCTCGCGGGTGCCCAGCCCACAGTCCCCACTGGTGGGTACACACACACTCCACTGCCATTCTCCACAGTCAGACTTCTTCACCTTCTTTtctgaaagggaagaaggaaaaattatCAACGCCCAGAAAACTCTTTAGCTCCTGGATAAAACCAAGTTCATTCCTGAGCTCCTTAATTGCATGGTCTGTGATTTTACCTCTCTCTTCAGTGTCTAGGAAAGAGTAGAAACTCGGTGTTagctgaatgaatgactgaatcaaCCAATGACCAGGAGAAAACTAGGGAGCTagaactaatatttatttaattcttactatgtgccagggactGCGCTAAGTGATGTACTGACACCTCCTTTCGAAGTGAATGTTgctgaaaaagagaagaagatcAAAGTCAAGTTAAAtctaaaaaataggaaaatagtcTATGAAAATTAACAGTTGTCAGAGTAGTCATTCCAATGTATGTCAatgcttctttctctgtcttaagATGGAGTGGTGGtcatggtttagtcactaagttgtgtccgactct contains:
- the PTN gene encoding pleiotrophin isoform X3, which gives rise to MQTPQYLQQRRKFAAAFLAFIFILAAVDTAEAGKKEKPEKKVKKSDCGEWQWSVCVPTSGDCGLGTREGTRTGAECKQTMKTQRCKIPCNWKKQFGAECKYQFQAWGECDLNTALKTRTGSLKRALHNADCQKTVTISKPCGKLTKSKPQESKKKKKEGKKQEKMLD
- the PTN gene encoding pleiotrophin isoform X1, which produces MGSKREFTLRMQTPQYLQQRRKFAAAFLAFIFILAAVDTAEAGKKEKPEKKVKKSDCGEWQWSVCVPTSGDCGLGTREGTRTGAECKQTMKTQRCKIPCNWKKQFGAECKYQFQAWGECDLNTALKTRTGSLKRALHNADCQKTVTISKPCGKLTKSKPQAESKKKKKEGKKQEKMLD
- the PTN gene encoding pleiotrophin precursor, with product MQTPQYLQQRRKFAAAFLAFIFILAAVDTAEAGKKEKPEKKVKKSDCGEWQWSVCVPTSGDCGLGTREGTRTGAECKQTMKTQRCKIPCNWKKQFGAECKYQFQAWGECDLNTALKTRTGSLKRALHNADCQKTVTISKPCGKLTKSKPQAESKKKKKEGKKQEKMLD
- the PTN gene encoding pleiotrophin isoform X2, whose protein sequence is MGSKREFTLRMQTPQYLQQRRKFAAAFLAFIFILAAVDTAEAGKKEKPEKKVKKSDCGEWQWSVCVPTSGDCGLGTREGTRTGAECKQTMKTQRCKIPCNWKKQFGAECKYQFQAWGECDLNTALKTRTGSLKRALHNADCQKTVTISKPCGKLTKSKPQESKKKKKEGKKQEKMLD